From a region of the Brevibacterium siliguriense genome:
- a CDS encoding phosphotransferase family protein: MNEQALADTEADTRSGVDLPRLTSWLESAKPGLVSGELSVSLIEGGKSNLTYVLRDDEHEWILRRPPLGQVMATAHDMNREFTVAGALRGAVPVPEMVAYCDNHDVLGADFYIMEHIDGVPYRYRDDLEPLGTERVQSIGKRLISTLVELHSVDPAAVVLANFGRPEGFLARQVSRWKKQLDASHTRDLPGAEELHAELAARVPEKSAAGIVHGDFRLDNVLFGADDKPAAIIDWELATLGEPLMDLALMLTYQKRARLVADWPENADAPADVTLTPGYPSEDDIIEQYAAESGRSLEGFGFHLALACFKLAGISEGVRYRHLNGQTLGAGFENAGYAVPLLIDMGHQALKEHK, encoded by the coding sequence GTGAACGAGCAAGCACTGGCCGACACCGAGGCGGACACCCGCAGCGGAGTCGACCTGCCGCGTCTGACCTCGTGGCTCGAGTCCGCCAAACCCGGCCTCGTCAGCGGCGAACTGTCCGTGAGCCTCATCGAGGGCGGTAAGTCCAACCTCACGTATGTGCTGCGCGATGACGAGCACGAGTGGATCCTCCGCCGCCCGCCGCTGGGACAGGTCATGGCCACCGCACACGATATGAATCGCGAGTTCACGGTCGCCGGGGCACTGCGCGGGGCCGTTCCGGTTCCGGAAATGGTCGCCTACTGCGACAACCATGATGTGCTCGGTGCGGACTTCTACATCATGGAGCACATCGACGGAGTGCCCTACCGGTACCGCGACGATCTCGAACCGCTCGGCACCGAGCGCGTGCAGTCGATCGGTAAGCGACTGATCAGCACCCTCGTCGAACTCCACAGCGTCGACCCCGCCGCGGTGGTACTTGCGAACTTCGGCCGACCCGAAGGATTCCTCGCCCGCCAGGTCAGCCGGTGGAAGAAACAGCTCGACGCTTCGCACACCCGTGACCTTCCCGGTGCCGAGGAGCTCCACGCTGAACTTGCCGCCCGAGTGCCGGAGAAGTCGGCGGCCGGAATCGTTCACGGCGACTTCCGCCTCGACAACGTCCTCTTCGGGGCTGATGACAAGCCCGCCGCGATCATCGACTGGGAGCTCGCGACTCTGGGTGAGCCGCTCATGGACCTCGCCCTCATGCTCACGTATCAGAAACGTGCACGCCTCGTGGCCGATTGGCCGGAGAACGCCGATGCTCCTGCCGATGTCACACTTACTCCCGGGTACCCGAGCGAGGACGACATCATCGAGCAGTACGCCGCAGAGAGCGGACGCAGCTTGGAGGGCTTCGGCTTCCACCTCGCTCTCGCATGCTTCAAGCTCGCAGGCATCTCCGAGGGCGTGCGGTACAGACACCTCAACGGACAGACGTTGGGAGCAGGTTTCGAGAACGCCGGATACGCCGTTCCGCTGCTCATCGACATGGGACACCAAGCACTCAAGGAGCACAAGTAG
- a CDS encoding ABC transporter substrate-binding protein encodes MNAPLLRPGLIRPGAGSGSSVSRRSLIKYYGAGAAALGATPLLAGCGGDAEASASGDFGVAAFPGDAYFLDTVNLAEKQYAKHGLNVPEHLTPQSGVQGLQLLVAGAIDGFAVDTLLLLASHGNAAKGKRPMLVGVRDMETTYAIVGNKNVKWPDKNASFEEKMHALKGKKVGVTAIGAGSDLQLKLALETAGMVYDDITPLAVGSTTQMIPNMRNERVDAVVTVQWTSTRLLAQATGGSVLLDFAEESAPDIMRNQAVVCASVREDMLEKDPESVKAWLATQNDARKWMLENPKDAAALLNKTGLAGKGLPIAEEYMKHYANVVDPALEPMFKAPKDIVERMIGLAERFGNIEKGKVTYETLVPDFARA; translated from the coding sequence ATGAATGCACCATTGCTCCGCCCCGGCTTGATCCGGCCGGGCGCGGGGAGCGGATCGTCGGTCTCCCGGCGTTCGCTCATTAAATACTACGGCGCCGGTGCGGCAGCACTCGGTGCCACTCCGCTGCTCGCCGGCTGCGGGGGCGATGCCGAGGCTTCGGCGTCCGGTGATTTCGGGGTCGCCGCGTTCCCCGGTGACGCCTACTTCCTCGACACCGTCAATCTGGCGGAGAAGCAGTACGCGAAGCATGGTCTCAACGTGCCCGAGCATCTCACCCCGCAGAGCGGTGTGCAGGGTCTGCAGCTGCTCGTGGCCGGTGCCATCGATGGGTTCGCCGTCGACACTCTGCTGCTGCTCGCGTCCCACGGCAATGCGGCCAAGGGCAAGCGGCCGATGCTCGTGGGCGTGCGCGATATGGAGACGACGTACGCGATCGTCGGCAATAAGAACGTCAAGTGGCCGGACAAGAACGCGAGCTTCGAAGAGAAGATGCATGCGCTCAAGGGCAAGAAGGTCGGCGTCACCGCCATCGGTGCCGGTTCTGACCTGCAGCTCAAACTCGCTCTCGAGACCGCCGGAATGGTCTATGACGACATCACTCCGTTGGCCGTGGGGTCGACGACGCAGATGATCCCGAATATGCGCAACGAACGCGTCGATGCAGTCGTGACCGTGCAGTGGACGTCGACGAGGCTGCTCGCCCAGGCGACCGGCGGCTCGGTCCTGCTCGACTTCGCCGAGGAGAGCGCGCCTGACATCATGCGCAACCAGGCCGTGGTGTGTGCCTCCGTGCGCGAGGACATGCTGGAGAAGGATCCCGAATCGGTCAAGGCTTGGCTGGCCACGCAGAACGACGCGCGCAAATGGATGCTCGAGAATCCGAAGGATGCAGCCGCCCTGCTCAACAAGACCGGCTTGGCCGGCAAGGGGCTGCCGATCGCCGAGGAGTACATGAAGCACTACGCGAATGTCGTTGATCCTGCGCTCGAGCCGATGTTCAAGGCACCGAAGGACATCGTCGAACGGATGATCGGGCTGGCCGAGCGCTTCGGCAACATCGAGAAGGGCAAGGTCACCTACGAGACCCTGGTGCCGGACTTCGCACGGGCATGA
- a CDS encoding NADPH:quinone oxidoreductase family protein, whose amino-acid sequence MTQTAVDTNAAADGATDRATADAEAAAASVPENFSAWSVTELGEPSQALELRTIATPTPGEGQVLVRILASAANFPDVLMCRGEYQVKPDLPFTPGREVCAEVIATGPGVTRAQVGDRIIGLTTLPYGGFSEVALMDQGIVHPAPASLDNAKASCLFIGYQTGWFGLHRLARIQPGETLLVHAAAGGVGSAAIQLGKAAGARVIGVVGGSAKAEYARQLGTDVVIDRKSEDFVEVVKAETDGRGADVIFDPVGGDTYARSTKCINFEGRIIVVGFAGGEIQTAKLNHALVKNYSILGIHWGLYNTRNPQAVDDCHVELTKLADQGLIEPFVSERVELSEVPAGLQRLADGETVGRVVMEHGAGT is encoded by the coding sequence ATGACTCAGACAGCAGTCGATACGAACGCAGCAGCCGACGGGGCGACAGATCGGGCCACGGCCGATGCCGAGGCGGCGGCCGCCTCGGTGCCGGAGAACTTCTCCGCGTGGTCGGTGACCGAACTCGGCGAACCGAGCCAGGCGCTCGAGCTGCGGACCATCGCCACGCCCACCCCAGGTGAGGGCCAGGTGCTCGTGCGGATCCTCGCTTCGGCGGCGAACTTCCCCGATGTGCTCATGTGCCGCGGCGAATACCAGGTCAAGCCCGATCTGCCGTTCACGCCCGGCCGCGAGGTCTGCGCGGAGGTCATCGCCACCGGGCCGGGAGTCACTCGGGCGCAGGTCGGCGACCGCATCATCGGCCTGACGACTCTGCCGTACGGCGGGTTCTCCGAGGTCGCGCTCATGGACCAGGGCATCGTCCACCCGGCTCCGGCCTCGCTCGACAATGCGAAGGCCTCGTGCCTGTTCATCGGCTACCAGACCGGCTGGTTCGGTCTGCATCGTCTGGCCCGGATCCAGCCGGGGGAGACCCTCCTCGTCCACGCTGCGGCCGGCGGCGTCGGCAGTGCTGCCATCCAGTTGGGCAAAGCCGCGGGCGCTCGGGTCATCGGCGTCGTCGGCGGTTCGGCGAAGGCCGAATATGCCCGGCAGCTCGGTACCGATGTCGTCATCGACCGCAAGTCAGAGGACTTCGTCGAGGTCGTCAAGGCGGAGACCGACGGCCGCGGCGCCGATGTCATCTTCGACCCGGTCGGCGGTGACACCTACGCCCGGTCGACGAAGTGCATCAACTTCGAGGGCCGCATCATCGTCGTCGGCTTCGCCGGGGGAGAGATCCAGACCGCGAAGCTCAACCATGCGCTGGTGAAGAACTACTCGATCCTCGGCATCCATTGGGGTCTGTACAACACGCGGAACCCGCAGGCAGTCGACGACTGCCACGTCGAGCTGACGAAGCTCGCCGATCAGGGGCTCATCGAACCGTTCGTCAGCGAGCGGGTCGAACTGTCCGAGGTGCCGGCGGGACTGCAGCGCCTCGCCGACGGCGAGACCGTCGGCCGCGTCGTCATGGAACACGGCGCCGGAACCTGA
- a CDS encoding biotin/lipoyl-binding carrier protein has translation MAETINADMGANVWKIMAAEGDSIEEDGVVLILEAMKMEIPVMAEDDGEIVKIHVKEGDTVTPGQPLYDIEAE, from the coding sequence ATGGCCGAGACAATCAATGCAGATATGGGTGCCAACGTCTGGAAGATCATGGCCGCCGAAGGCGACTCGATCGAAGAAGACGGCGTCGTCCTCATCCTCGAGGCGATGAAGATGGAGATCCCCGTCATGGCCGAAGACGACGGCGAGATCGTCAAGATCCACGTCAAGGAGGGGGACACGGTGACACCGGGTCAGCCTCTGTACGACATCGAAGCGGAGTGA
- a CDS encoding acetyl-CoA carboxylase biotin carboxylase subunit yields MSEFPDCLLVANRGEIARRIIRTAKRLGVHTIAIYDPVDVKLPFVAEADEAVALSGETPVKSYLDGDAILKIAVEHGASAVHPGYGFLAESADFARSVTEAGLKWVGPSAEAIVKMGDKVESRRAVAEAGVPISGDAGAAQNCAAEAVAEAHRIGYPVMVKASAGGGGIGMAVAHDDEELRTAFENTRSMAARSFGNDRVFVECFIAAARHVEVQILGCEDGTIVELGERDCSTQRRHQKVIEESPAPNLNPETRDRLIESAIAAAKSVNYVNAGTVEFLVDTTTGDFVFLEMNTRIQVEHPITELTHGVDIVEQQLAIAQTGTTTKDFSYQQNGHAIELRICAEDPKRFYPRPGPILSYTEPTGEGIRVDSGFTAGTEVSQHFDSLVAKVCAFGPDRPTALARARQALADLEIEGLTTNAPFIEILLETEEFVSGHYDTGLVEATQAEQKRLAKLAAKQEAKRSA; encoded by the coding sequence ATGAGTGAATTCCCTGACTGCCTGCTGGTGGCCAACCGCGGCGAGATCGCCCGCCGCATCATCCGCACCGCAAAGCGACTCGGTGTGCACACCATCGCCATCTACGACCCCGTCGACGTGAAGCTTCCCTTCGTGGCCGAGGCCGACGAAGCAGTGGCGCTTTCCGGTGAGACCCCCGTGAAGTCCTACCTCGACGGCGACGCGATCCTCAAGATCGCCGTGGAGCACGGTGCCTCCGCCGTCCATCCCGGCTACGGATTCCTGGCCGAGAGCGCGGACTTCGCCCGTTCCGTCACCGAGGCGGGTCTGAAGTGGGTGGGACCATCGGCCGAAGCCATCGTGAAGATGGGCGACAAGGTCGAATCCCGTCGTGCCGTCGCCGAGGCGGGCGTGCCCATCAGCGGTGACGCCGGCGCGGCCCAGAACTGCGCTGCCGAGGCCGTCGCCGAGGCGCACCGCATCGGCTACCCGGTCATGGTCAAGGCGTCCGCCGGCGGCGGAGGCATCGGCATGGCCGTGGCCCATGACGACGAAGAGCTGCGCACCGCGTTCGAGAACACGCGATCGATGGCCGCCCGCAGCTTCGGCAACGACCGAGTCTTCGTCGAATGCTTCATCGCTGCCGCCCGCCACGTCGAGGTGCAGATCCTCGGTTGTGAGGACGGTACCATCGTCGAACTCGGTGAGCGCGACTGCTCGACGCAGCGCCGCCACCAGAAGGTCATCGAGGAGTCGCCGGCACCGAACCTCAACCCCGAGACCCGCGACCGGCTCATCGAATCCGCGATCGCCGCGGCGAAGTCGGTCAACTACGTCAACGCCGGCACCGTCGAGTTCCTCGTCGACACGACCACCGGTGACTTCGTCTTCCTCGAGATGAACACCCGCATCCAAGTGGAGCACCCGATCACCGAGCTCACCCACGGAGTTGACATCGTCGAACAGCAGCTCGCGATCGCACAGACGGGCACGACGACGAAGGATTTCTCCTACCAGCAGAACGGTCACGCGATCGAGCTGCGCATCTGCGCCGAGGATCCGAAGCGCTTCTACCCGCGCCCCGGACCGATCCTGTCCTACACGGAACCCACCGGTGAGGGCATCCGCGTCGATTCCGGCTTCACCGCCGGCACCGAGGTGAGCCAGCACTTCGACTCACTCGTGGCGAAGGTCTGCGCCTTCGGTCCCGACCGCCCGACAGCACTGGCCCGTGCCCGTCAGGCGCTGGCGGATCTCGAGATCGAGGGACTGACGACGAACGCTCCGTTTATCGAGATCCTCCTCGAGACCGAGGAATTCGTCTCGGGACACTATGACACCGGCCTCGTCGAGGCCACCCAGGCAGAACAGAAGAGACTGGCGAAACTCGCCGCCAAGCAGGAAGCGAAGAGGAGTGCGTGA